A window from Telopea speciosissima isolate NSW1024214 ecotype Mountain lineage chromosome 8, Tspe_v1, whole genome shotgun sequence encodes these proteins:
- the LOC122670526 gene encoding type 2 DNA topoisomerase 6 subunit B-like isoform X5, whose translation MEVSNTQSLYQNLISSAIQRCRIAEDLCRLTVVLKRIPDSDPPLVRISFSDTGIGSCLEEFQNLKCPRNSVSDDNFDGVLSVTTTSTCDCKIFHYHINLKETVAARKLTRLPSTPKNGAKFSGTEVSLSTCESIEELIEGITHFFQKMLILKIPKVAVELVVERANGHGSGYENLLLADEGILLSLPISNVERLTSGLEDYVLKHGNMFDQQCSSCFLSREHLKVGNGVGCRTESARSTGQVVEAVIIISELPEPSSDSSPSCFRACSARTEVLYFQEFSPCSIPQSSLDGLTSIDWKSYGLDLGTNVLDSNGCAILEWENLPPYTHIDIVIHCYHKKVTIIQAQQKTKGYKHLVKKAIKVALDGLKQRYKGTLLSAHAVKSSKKNAVLSLDFSLM comes from the exons ATGGAGGTTTCCAACACTCAAAGCCTTTACCAAAAT ttAATCTCCTCTGCCATCCAAAGATGCCGGATAGCTGAGGATCTTTGCAGATTAACGGTTGTTCTTAAACGCATTCCCGACTCCGATCCTCCGCTCGTCAGAATCTCAT TTTCAGATACCGGCATTGGGAGCTGCTTGGAAGAGTTTCAAAACTTGAAGTGTCCGAGGAATAGCGTTTCTGACGACAATTTCG ATGGAGTGCTTTCCGTCACAACTACAA GCACATGTGACTGCAAGATTTTTCACTACCATATAAATTTGAAGGAAACTGTAGCTGCGAGAAAGCTGACAAGGTTGCCTTCAACCCCTAAGAATGGGGCAAAATTCAG TGGAACTGAAGTATCTCTGTCCACTTGCGAGAGCATTGAGGAGTTAATAGAAGGGATCACTCACTTCTTCCAAAAG ATGCTTATCCTAAAAATTCCG AAGGTAGCAGTTGAACTGGTAGTTGAACGAGCCAATGGCCATGGATCGGGATATGAAAATCTTCTTTTGGCGGATGAGGgcattcttctttctcttcccataTCAAATGTTGAACGCCTGACCTCAGGCCTTGAAGATTATGTTCTTAAGCATGGAAATATGTTTGATCAACAATGTTCTTCTTGCTTCTTAAGTAG GGAACATTTGAAGGTTGGAAATGGAGTAGGATGCCGTACAGAAAGCGCCAGAAGCACCGGACAGGTGGTGGAAGCTGTAATTATAATAAGTGAATTACCAGAGCCATCAAGTGATTCAAGTCCGTCCTGCTTCAGGGCATGCAGTGCAAGAACAGAG GTGTTATATTTCCAAGAGTTCTCACCATGTTCTATTCCTCAATCATCTCTAGATGGATTGACAAGTATTGACTGGAAAAGTTATGGTTTGGACTTGGGAACAAATGTTTTGGATAGCAATGGCTGCGCAATTCTAGAATGGGAGAATTTGCCACCATATACCCATATTGATATCGTCATCCACTGTTACCATAAGAA GGTCACAATAATACAAGCACAACAAAAGACTAAAGGTTATAAACACCTTGTAAAGAAAGCAATTAAAGTCGCCTTGGATGGTTTGAAGCAGAGGTATAAAGGGACTCTCCTCAGTGCACATGCTGttaag